The following coding sequences are from one Capsicum annuum cultivar UCD-10X-F1 chromosome 3, UCD10Xv1.1, whole genome shotgun sequence window:
- the LOC107861875 gene encoding mitochondrial arginine transporter BAC2, with protein MDFLPEFLASSWGKEFVAGGFGGIAGLISGYPLDSIRVRQQNSRCGSAFNVFRHVVATEGPLSLYRGMAAPLVSVTLQNAMVFQTYATLSRAFDKNIPASNPPSYKAVALSGTAAGAIQSLIMSPVELVKIQLQLQNKTKQCNNPSTILKGPIDVTRRIFRQEGWIGIYRGLTVTVLRDSHSHGLYFWVYEYTKEQLHPGCRKNGHESFQTMLLAGGLAGTVSWISCYPIDVVKTRLQAQSESKSSKYRGIADCFRQSVRKEGYNVLWRGMGTTVGRAFITNGVIFTAYETALRFLYRNNDNDHTNVQSETAL; from the exons ATGGATTTTTTGCCAGAGTTTCTTGCAAGTAGTTGGGGTAAAGAATTTGTGGCTGGTGGATTTGGAGGAATTGCTGGTCTCATTTCTGGTTATCCGCTCGACAGCATCAGAGTTCGCCAGCAAAATTCTAGGTGTGGTTCTGCTTTCAACGTTTTTCGCCATGTAGTCGCCACGGAAGGTCCCTTGTCTCTCTATAGGGGCATGGCTGCACCTCTAGTCTCCGTCACCCTTCAG AATGCCATGGTATTTCAGACCTACGCAACGCTATCGCGGGCTTTTGACAAGAATATTCCAGCAAGCAACCCACCTTCATACAAAGCAGTAGCTTTGAGTGGCACTGCAGCAGGAGCAATTCAGAGCCTAATTATGAGCCCAGTAGAATTGGTGAAAATCCAACTTCAATTGCAAAACAAAACCAAACAATGCAACAATCCATCAACTATTTTAAAGGGTCCAATAGATGTCACAAGACGAATATTCAGACAGGAAGGTTGGATAGGAATCTATCGTGGACTAACCGTTACTGTCCTCAGAGATTCACACTCTCACGGCCTATATTTCTGGGTATACGAGTATACTAAGGAACAACTTCACCCTGGTTGTCGAAAGAATGGACACGAAAGCTTCCAAACAATGCTCTTAGCAGGTGGTCTTGCAGGGACTGTTAGCTGGATAAGCTGCTACCCCATAGATGTTGTTAAAACCAGACTCCAAGCTCAATCAGAGTCTAAATCATCAAAATATCGCGGTATTGCTGATTGCTTCAGGCAAAGTGTAAGAAAAGAGGGATACAATGTGCTATGGCGAGGCATGGGAACTACAGTTGGCAGAGCATTCATAACGAATGGGGTTATATTCACTGCCTATGAAACTGCCCTCAGGTTCCTTTACAGGAACAATGACAATGACCATACAAATGTCCAATCTGAAACTGCATTATAA
- the LOC107861876 gene encoding pyridoxal 5'-phosphate synthase-like subunit PDX1.2, with the protein MEEDGTVTVYSGSAITDTKKNPFSLKVGIAQMLRGGAIAEVTNVNQAKIAESAGACCIVVSEPKGPGISRMADPSIIKEIKQSVTIPVMAKARVGHFVEAQILEAIGVDYIDESEILALADEDHFVNKHNFRAPFVCGCRDLGEALRRVREGAAMVRTQGDLLGRGNIVDTVRNVRKVMGDIRVLSNMDDDEVFTFSKKIAAPYDIVAQTKQMGRLPVVHFAAGGIVTPADAALMMQLGCDGVFIGSDIFNCSDPYKKVRAIVQAVRNYNDPHILAAASSGLDEAMGGLNLNENRVERFVSADTY; encoded by the coding sequence ATGGAAGAAGACGGTACCGTCACAGTCTACAGTGGCAGCGCCATTACCGATACGAAGAAGAATCCATTTTCTCTCAAAGTCGGAATCGCTCAAATGCTCCGTGGTGGAGCAATTGCGGAGGTCACCAACGTTAATCAAGCAAAAATTGCCGAATCTGCCGGCGCTTGCTGTATTGTAGTTTCGGAGCCTAAAGGACCCGGAATCTCACGTATGGCTGACCCGTCGATAATCAAAGAGATCAAGCAATCCGTTACCATTCCTGTTATGGCGAAAGCCCGTGTCGGTCATTTCGTTGAAGCACAGATCCTTGAAGCTATTGGTGTTGATTATATTGACGAGAGCGAGATTTTAGCCCTTGCAGACGAAGACCATTTTGTGAACAAACACAATTTCAGGGCGCCGTTTGTGTGCGGGTGCCGCGATCTTGGAGAAGCGTTGAGGAGAGTTAGAGAAGGCGCGGCGATGGTGAGGACACAAGGAGATCTATTAGGTAGGGGTAATATTGTTGATACAGTTCGTAATGTGAGGAAAGTGATGGGAGATATTAGGGTTCTATCGAACATGGATGATGATGAGGTGTTTACTTTTTCCAAGAAGATCGCTGCGCCTTATGATATCGTTGCCCAAACGAAGCAGATGGGTAGGCTTCCGGTGGTGCATTTTGCTGCTGGTGGAATTGTTACCCCTGCTGATGCCGCGCTGATGATGCAGCTCGGTTGTGACGGTGTGTTTATTGGATCGGATATATTTAATTGCTCGGATCCGTATAAGAAAGTAAGGGCGATTGTGCAGGCTGTTAGGAATTACAACGATCCTCATATATTGGCCGCGGCGAGTAGTGGCTTGGACGAAGCAATGGGTGGGTTAAATCTGAATGAGAATCGCGTTGAGCGATTTGTTAGTGCAGATACTTATTGA
- the LOC107861872 gene encoding uncharacterized protein LOC107861872, with product MLDAWLKSKFYAKSKSTIRHTKIRIEMVKRKRNAMLKYLKNDIGDLLKTGLDVNAYSRAEGFLVELNLSNCYDLLEQYCDHITNNLSVMYKQRECPEECREAVASLIFAAARFADVPELREIRSLFTERYGNFLECYVSKEFLQHLKSEPPTKEMKLQLMKDITSESGIEWNSKALEQKLFNPLMPEQDWSRNDQKHNLRGKMEESPWRKDSEVAKFNRENARQPTTDKLECNSYCGRKVVPDDEHGSPMKGTERSYRRRRDSVSRKSHDSPPVKDSEDSTDIERQKNKPEIEIVPEGESDDKKPFGYRSSLPPYVKSRASLTRNTSDTASPTSSSTEEEKAKNKPMSARTRRATKITISDDKEPPDEEEKLMDRILMYLSRKNFQSSVNTPKEAAVDSSSQVSRRRSMGNRALSLPADREQTSPRGLNRGHVRANSFQPDMLGPNKHVHPKLPDYDDFVARLASLREQSRQ from the exons ATGTTAGATGCATGGCTGAAAAGCAAATTTTACGCCAAAAG CAAGTCGACAATACGGCACACGAAGATACGAATCGAGATGGTGAAAAGGAAGAGGAATGCAATGTTGAAGTATTTGAAGAATGATATAGGGGACCTTCTTAAAACTGGATTGGATGTAAACGCCTATAGCAGG GCTGAAGGCTTTCTGGTTGAGCTGAATCTCTCTAATTGCTATGATTTGTTGGAGCAGTATTGCGACCACATCACAAATAATCTCTCTGTGATGTATAAACAGAG GGAATGCCCTGAGGAGTGCAGAGAAGCCGTGGCATCTTTGATCTTTGCAGCAGCAAGATTTGCGGATGTGCCAGAATTACGCGAAATAAGAAGTTTATTTACTGAGAGATATGGAAATTTCCTGGAATGTTACGTCAGTAAAGAG TTTCTCCAGCACTTAAAGTCAGAGCCACCGACAAAGGAGATGAAGCTTCAGTTGATGAAAGATATAACATCAGAATCTGGTATAGAATGGAATTCAAAGGCTCTGGAGCAGAAGCTATTCAATCCACTAATGCCAGAACAA GACTGGAGTCGGAATGATCAGAAGCACAATCTGCGCGGTAAGATGGAAGAATCACCTTGGAGGAAAGATTCTGAAGTTGCTAAGTTTAATCGTGAGAACGCGAGGCAACCTACCACGGATAAATTGGAGTGTAATTCATACTGTGGCAGAAAGGTAGTCCCTGATGATGAACATGGTTCACCAATGAAAGGTACGGAGAGAAGTTACAGAAGGAGAAGAGATAGCGTTAGCAGAAAATCTCACGATTCTCCTCCAGTCAAAGATAGTGAAGATAGCACAGACATCGAAAGGCAAAAAAATAAACCAGAAATTGAGATAGTTCCTGAAGGAGAATCTGATGACAAGAAGCCATTCGGTTATAGGTCAAGTCTCCCTCCTTATGTCAAATCAAGAGCGAGCTTAACAAGAAACACTTCAGATACCGCCTCTCCTACTAGTAGTTCCACGGAAGAAGAAAAAGCCAAGAACAAACCAATGTCAGCCAGAACTAGGCGTGCCACAAAAATCACAATCAGTGATGATAAGGAACCTCCAGATGAAGAGGAAAAACTGATGGACAGGATATTGATGTACTTAAGCAGGaaaaatttccaaagctcggtTAACACACCTAAAGAAGCTGCAGTTGACAGTTCCAGTCAAGTGTCAAGGCGTAGAAGTATGGGGAACAGGGCGCTATCCCTTCCAGCAGATCGGGAACAAACAAGTCCAAGGGGGCTAAACAGAGGGCATGTTCGCGCAAATTCATTTCAACCTGATATGTTGGGCCCAAATAAACATGTCCATCCTAAGCTACCAGACTACGATGACTTTGTGGCTCGACTAGCGTCTCTCAGAGAACAATCAAGACAATAG
- the LOC107861873 gene encoding G-type lectin S-receptor-like serine/threonine-protein kinase CES101, producing the protein MANYQIWIIFILMVSYHFLPADLADSSILKGQNLSDYQRLVLENIFFKMQFFSPSKSRNRYLGIFYARENLDTYNNVINGGVDHKALWIANRDDPITDTSGSLMIAPDGRLVISHGEGKVILLSATPTAATNLTAVLLDNGNFVLRELNPNGSVKQTLWQSFDYPTDTLLPGMKLGINLRTGHEWSLTSWVNDQLPASGSFTFGLDPNGTNQLIILWMDKVYWKSGPWPFRHLAFKYVSNEDEKYFNFTADSFDGRYTMSPSGLIEDGFGGNVEFGDCSNEDPNAGCVKQILPQCRAAKKYWFELRQVFIFGDSFKFDENYTLSLSDCKAKCENDCSCVAYASVDSDYGVGCQIWGNNTSFMTSTNSLARGVFFLTRKDGKRKWWIWLTVAVSLMVFAFICSLLCLIQRKLRARGKVREEMEKVLYGGPQANSGQYNNKKTSRLSKKFRHDIQIFSLETINTATNNFSSANKLGEGGYGPVYKGMFLDGQEIAIKRLSRSSGQGLVEFQNEIMLIAKLQHTNLVRLLGCCIEGEEKILVYEYMMNKSLDFFLFDPSRKDSLKWNIRLNIIEGVAQGLLYLHKYSRLRVVHRDLKASNILLDDKMNPKISDFGLARIFGRQEFEANTERIVGTYGYMSPEYAMNGIVSTKTDIFSFGVLVLEILSGKRNNSCYHLERPLNLIGYAWELWKAGRVLEELTEPVLLNESTPMNEVMRCIHVGLLCVQANPMDRPSMSSVVMMLTNDSLQLPVPKQPAFFIETALAETETHEKVGHSSPNGLSISDMVAR; encoded by the exons ATGGCTAACTACCAAATTTGGATCATTTTTATCCTTATGGTATCCTATCACTTTTTACCCGCAGACCTTGCTGACAGCTCAATCTTGAAGGGACAAAATCTATCTGATTATCAACGATTGGTCTTGGAAAATATATTCTTCAAAATGCAATTtttcagtcccagcaagtcaagAAACCGTTACTTGGGTATATTTTATGCTCGGGAAAATCTTGATACGTACAATAACGTTATTAATGGAGGAGTAGATCACAAGGCTCTGTGGATAGCTAATAGAGACGATCCTATAACCGATACATCTGGAAGTCTTATGATTGCTCCTGATGGGAGATTAGTGATTTCTCATGGTGAAGGAAAGGTTATTTTGCTTAGTGCTACTCCAACAGCAGCAACTAATTTAACTGCTGTACTGCTCGATAATGGTAATTTTGTGCTGAGGGAACTGAATCCCAACGGCTCTGTTAAGCAAACGCTATGGCAAAGCTTTGATTATCCAACCGATACACTTCTGCCAGGAATGAAGCTTGGGATCAACTTGCGAACTGGGCATGAATGGTCATTGACTTCATGGGTAAATGATCAGTTACCTGCTTCAGGGTCTTTTACCTTTGGTCTTGACCCTAATGGTACGAATCAGCTGATAATCTTGTGGATGGACAAGGTCTATTGGAAGAGTGGCCCTTGGCCTTTCAGACATCTTGCTTTTAAATATGTGTCAAATGAGGATGAGAAGTACTTTAATTTTACTGCTGATTCTTTCGATGGAAGGTACACTATGAGTCCATCTGGATTAATTGAGGATGGTTTTGGTGGAAATGTAGAGTTTGGTGATTGCAGCAATGAGGATCCAAATGCTGGCTGCGTGAAACAGATATTGCCCCAGTGCAGGGCAGCTAAAAAATATTGGTTTGAGCTTAGACAAGTTTTCATCTTTGGAGACAGCTTTAAATTCGATGAGAACTATACCTTGAGTCTCTCAGATTGCAAGGCCAAATGTGAGAATGATTGCTCATGTGTTGCCTATGCCTCAGTCGATAGTGACTACGGAGTTGGCTGTCAAATTTGGGGAAACAACACGAGTTTTATGACATCAACAAACAGTCTAGCCAGAGGTGTTTTCTTTCTTACAAGAAAAG ATGGGAAGCGAAAATGGTGGATATGGCTGACGGTAGCGGTGTCCCTAATGGTATTTGCTTTCATTTGCTCCTTATTATGTCTGATACAAAGAAAACTCAGAGCAAGAG GCAAAGTCAGAGAAGAAATGGAGAAAGTGTTATATGGAGGTCCTCAGGCCAATTCTGGCCAGTACAATAACAAGAAGACTTCTAGACTCAGCAAGAAGTTCAGGCATGATATACAAATTTTCAGCCTTGAAACTATAAACACGGCCACAAACAATTTTTCGTCTGCCAATAAGTTGGGAGAGGGTGGCTATGGACCCGTTTATAAG GGGATGTTTCTCGACGGGCAAGAGATAGCCATAAAGAGACTTTCAAGAAGTTCAGGGCAAGGATTGGTAGAGTTCCAAAATGAAATTATGCTGATTGCTAAACTCCAGCACACAAATCTTGTTAGGCTTTTAGGGTGTTGCATTGAAGGGGAAGAGAAGATATTAGTTTATGAATACATGATGAACAAAAGCTTAGATTTCTTCTTATTTG ATCCTAGCAGAAAAGATTCACTAAAATGGAATATCCGTTTGAATATTATCGAaggagttgctcaaggactactTTATCTCCACAAGTATTCAAGGCTGAGGGTGGTTCACAGAGATCTAAAAGCCAGCAATATCTTGCTTGATGACAAAATGAACCCCAAAATCTCAGACTTTGGTTTGGCCAGGATATTTGGGAGGCAAGAATTTGAAGCTAACACGGAGCGAATTGTTGGTACATA TGGCTATATGTCTCCAGAATATGCCATGAATGGCATTGTGTCAACGAAGACAGACATATTCAGTTTTGGAGTTCTAGTACTCGAGATTTTGAGTGGTAAAAGAAACAACAGCTGCTATCATTTAGAACGCCCACTAAACCTCATTGGATAT GCATGGGAATTGTGGAAAGCAGGCAGAGTCCTTGAAGAACTAACAGAACCTGTATTGTTAAATGAATCGACGCCAATGAACGAGGTAATGAGATGCATTCATGTAGGATTGCTCTGTGTTCAAGCCAATCCAATGGACAGGCCATCCATGTCAAGTGTGGTTATGATGCTCACAAATGATAGCCTGCAACTTCCCGTCCCCAAGCAACCAGCATTCTTCATTGAAACAGCTTTGGCAGAGACCGAAACTCACGAAAAAGTTGGACATAGTTCCCCAAATGGACTATCAATATCAGATATGGTAGCGAGATGA
- the LOC107864729 gene encoding secreted RxLR effector protein 161-like, with amino-acid sequence MHQIKYALELLSELGLTTAKPASTPMDYNTKLTTRQFDEHVKHGKTTKDPPANQGSYKKLIGKLLYLTMTRPDIAFCVQTLSQFLQDPKRSHMEATLRVVKYVKGQPGQGVLLSSGSNNKVSAYCDADWAAFPQTRRSVTGYFVKIEESVVSWKSKKQNTVSKSSAEAEFRSLAAVTAELVWILGLMKEIRSEAMLPVDVFSDSKSAIQIAANPIYHERTKHIDIDCLFIREKIVKGMI; translated from the coding sequence atgcatcaaataaaatatgcttTAGAGTTACTATCTGAGCTAGGCTTAACAACAGCCAAGCCTGCATCTACTCCTATGGACTACAATACCAAGCTAACAACTAGACAGTTTGATGAGCATGTTAAGCATGGAAAGACTACTAAGGATCCACCAGCAAACCAAGGTTCTTATAAAAAATTGATTGGAAAGCTGTTGTACCTAACTATGACAAGGCCAGACATAGCCTTTTGTGTTCAAACACTCAGTCAGTTTCTTCAAGATCCTAAAAGATCACACATGGAGGCAACACTCAGAGTAGTAAAGTATGTGAAAGGACAACCAGGTCAAGGTGTGTTGTTGTCTAGTGGTTCAAATAATAAAGTGAGTGCCTACTGTGATGCAGACTGGGCAGCTTTCCCTCAAACTAGAAGGTCTGTAACTGGTTACTTTGTGAAGATTGAAGAGTCAGTAGTATCctggaaatcaaagaaacaaaacaCTGTTTCTAAGAGCTCAGCTGAGGCAGAGTTCAGAAGTCTTGCAGCAGTGACAGCTGAACTAGTATGGATTCTAGGTCTGATGAAGGAAATTAGAAGTGAAGCAATGCTACCTGTGGATGTGTTCAGTGATAGCAAGTCTGCAATACAAATAGCTGCTAATCCAATATATCATGAGAGGACAAAACATATTGATATTGATTGTTTATTTATAAGGGAAAAAATAGTCAAAGGAATGATCTAG